A segment of the Serratia fonticola genome:
CGCCGCTGCCGGTGTCGTTACCGCCTGTTGCAAGGCACGATAGAAATTTTCCATCGCCAGTAATGAACGCCCCTGGCGCTGCATCTCGGCGATCGCCCACTCGTCAGCCTCACGCTCCATGGTTCGAGAAAATTGCATCTCATGCATAAATGAAGCCGACTGCAACAGTGTATCGCCAATGCCACTGACATCGCCCGTCATCCACATAAACGTCAAAGCCACCAGAGAAGAACGCACCACCATACGCATCGAATGGCGATAAGCGTGGTGGCCCATTTCATGTAGCATCACGGCAGCAAGGCCATCATCGTGGGTAGCCAGCTTTACCAAATCATCGCTGATCACCAGGGTGCCATCAGGCAACATAAACGCATTGGCTTCCAGCGGTGACGCCATCAGCTTTAGGCGAAGCGGTGTACGCTCGTGTTGCATTTGCTCAGGCATCACCTGTAAAAACAGTTTCTGCACCGCCTGCTGTTTCTCTGCGGGCAATTGCGAAGGCTTAAAGCCACTTTGTTGCAGAAACTCGAACGTGTGCTTGCCAAGCCTTTGTTCCGCTGTAGTAGGAATGCGTTGTGCAATCTCACTGCTCGCCCAAGGCAATACCAGATATAGATACGACAAGGTGAACAATATGCTTAGCAGCAGCGTCAGCAACACCCCTCGTTTATAACGCTCCAGACGGTGCACCAGACCTGGCGAACGGTGCTGATAAAACCACTGCCGGAATAACGCATCATCGGCGGGCACAAAGCGCCCTCCATCGGGAAAGGTCAACGTCAGTGGAATACTCCCCAATGACGCTGAAACACTAACCTGCGCCAAAGAGTAATAGCACCTCTCCCTACCCCGTTGCAGTGCGATGCTTTCACCGGCGTCATTCAGTACTAGCCGGGCTGTTTCACGTGCAGCCCGGCCAGGGTACTGATAATACCCCTCGAGGATCATTGGCCTCTACTCAAAAACTGGAGCCCAGATCGAGCGCCTGCACAGCTTCTTCCGCGATGGCGCTGTTTGCCGTTTCATGGTGAGCCTGAACCGTCAACAGTGACAGATCACCCTCAACCTGAGTGGACTGTGCCAGATAACGCGCATGGCGAACTTCCGCGACTGGAGCAGCAAAACCCAGCGAGAAGAGAGTGATAAGGCTGTTGGTGATCAGTAACCAGAGATACGACAGCGTCTGCATTGACGAATGCAGCTTCACTTCGCCTTGCAATGAGGCCTGGTTGAACAGGTAATTACGCTGAGCCACCACATGATAACTGCTGGAAACCAACGCACCAATCAGGATCACCACTATCATCATGAACAGGCTGAAAGCATTGCCAATCATCAGTGTGAGAGCCATATCATCGGACATTCCCCCCATCATAGCGAACTGGAACAAGGTAACGAAAAACGAGCCGGCCAAAATCAACGCGATAACAAAAAACGGCAGGAAGATCAGCAGGCTCATCAGAGCAAACTTAATAAATGCCGCTTTCTTGAGTTCAGCAACAAACGGGGTATGACCAAAACACAGGTTATTCACGTACAAATCATATTGCAGAGCGGCAACGATACCGTTAATAGCCGCAAACAGTGGTACCAAAACCGCAATCGACACGATAGCCAGAGTTATAGCTCCACTGATACTTTCTGCGCCACTGCCAATAAGAACCAGGATGATAATAGCCACGTATAATCCAATGACGAGCAGTATTGGACAGAACAACAGCGCCCAATAAGCACGCCCAATCCGGCACTGGTAATTAAAGCGAACGCCACGATAACTGGACATAATCGCGTTATAACGCCAACTACGGATAATAATCCAGGGGATCAGCGCCAAGAATGCCAATAGCACCAACACCCCCAATAATGGTTCTAAAAACAACAGAATATAAAATACGATCACACCCGCAACGACCAATAAGCGTCCCTTAAGGATTTGCATAGGCTGTGCGTGATAATCAAAGCGATCGCCATTCAGCTCGGTGTTACCATAGAAATAACGGCGGCGGCGTACCGTTGCCCAAGCAGAATAGATCCCCAAGGTAATTACCGTCAGCAGCAGATTAACCAGCCAGATTGAGAAATACTCACCACCTTTACCGTGAAAGTACATCTGATGCCGAACATTATTTTGTGTACTATTATTTTCCATAAGCCTTTCATCCTGAAAGTAATATAACTCACCCTATACTCGGGTACTTATACGAAACCCGAACAGAGGAGCAGTAAAAAAAATCGCATTATCATACTCATAACGGCGCAGCAATCGCAATTAATGTTTTCACCAACAAGAGCAATACAATGATAAATAAGATGTTACTGACAAAAAAACAATTTATCACTAGGTATGACAACGTATTCCCTTGCTTAACCGGGAAAGAATTTCTCTATTCCACTTTAATAATAATTTAATTTTTTTATTACAGTAAAGAGTAAAGAAAATAAAGCCAGCTTATTATTGGCCCCGCCAAGGCAGGGCCAATGAGGAGATGACAATCAGCCGCGACGCGCTTTCACCGCCGCTGCCAATTCGCGCAGGACGGTTTCAGTATCTTCCCAGCCAATGCAAGCATCGGTGACACTTTTACCGTAAACCAGCGGTTCACCACTTTCCAGATTCTGATTCCCTTCCACCAGATGACTTTCGATCATCACACCGATAATGGCTTTTTCACCACTACGCAACTGCTTGCAAACGTCCGCATTCACGTCCATCTGTTTTTTGAACTGTTTGCTGCTGTTTGCGTGGCTGAAGTCGATCATGACCTGAGCCGGCAGGCCTGCTTTGGCCAGCCCCTCTTTCACTTCTTTCACATGCGCTGCGCTGTAGTTCGGCTCTTTACCACCACGCAGAATAATGTGGCAGTCGCCATTGCCGCTGGTGTTCACGATGGCAGAGTGACCCCATTTGGTGACAGACAGGAAACAGTGCGGCGCACCAGCGGCGTTGATGGCATCGATCGCCACTTTGATGGTGCCGTCGGTACCATTTTTGAACCCGACCGGGCAGGAGAGCCCTGAAGCCAGTTCACGGTGCACCTGAGATTCGGTAGTACGTGCGCCGATCGCCCCCCAACTCATCAGATCGGCCAGGTATTGCGGAGTGATCATATCCAGAAACTCACCGGCAGCAGGCAAACCGCTGTCGTTAATCTCCAACAGCAGTTTACGCGCCAAACGCAGCCCTTCATTGATCTGGAAGCTGTTGTCCATCTGCGGATCGTTGATCAGCCCCTTCCAACCCACGGTGGTACGCGGTTTTTCAAAGTAGACACGCATAACAACTTCCAGCTCACCACTTAATTCCTGACGCAGCTTCAGCAAACGTGCCGCATACTCTTTCGCCGCTTTGGTATCATGGATAGAACAAGGTCCGATCACCACCAGCAGGCGATCGTCATTACCGCGAAGTATCTTGTGGATAGCATTACGAGCCTGCGACACCGTTTCTGCTGCCTGTTCCGTGGCCGGGAACTTCTCAAGCAGGGCCACGGGTGGCAGGAGTTCCTTGATCTCTTTAATGCGTAAATCGTCGTTTTGGTAATTCATAACTTTTCCATTCGGTATCGGTAGGTGTATTGCGCAGTGCGTAGATTTTACCAATCTAGCCTGTGAGGCTGGCGCTGTAAATCACCTTTGGACTGACCCATGGCACCCAACGGATATTCAGCTCTTTACCGAGGCCGCCTATAATGGCGTAAGTACGGGTCGCATTTACGCTTTGTTTGGCATTAGCGCACCGCAAAATCTATCCATCCCTATGCCGTCCAACAGTCGACGCTGAGAAAAGGAAACGTCATGTCAGGATCCACACATGTTCATCAACCGCAAGACGGAAACAGTAAGCGCCTACTAGCCGCATTTTTGGTCACCGTCATCTTTATGGTTGCCGAAGTGGTCGGCGGATTACTTTCCGGTTCGCTGGCTCTGCTGGCTGACGCAGGGCATATGTTGACGGATGCCGCAGCACTGTTAGTAGCCATAATGGCAGTCCACTTCTCACAGCGCAAACCTAACGCCCGCCATACTTTTGGTTATCTACGCCTGACAACTCTGGCCGCTTTTGTTAATGCTGCTGCTTTGCTGTTGATCGTCATATTCATCCTGTGGGAGGCAATACGGCGTTTCTTCGATCCACAGCCAGTGATGGGCACCCCAATGTTAATCATCGCCGTAGCGGGCCTGCTGGCTAACCTGCTCGCCTTTTGGTTACTGCACCACGGTAACGAAGAGAAGAATATCAATGTCCGCGCCGCCGCCCTGCATG
Coding sequences within it:
- a CDS encoding M48 family metallopeptidase, with the protein product MILEGYYQYPGRAARETARLVLNDAGESIALQRGRERCYYSLAQVSVSASLGSIPLTLTFPDGGRFVPADDALFRQWFYQHRSPGLVHRLERYKRGVLLTLLLSILFTLSYLYLVLPWASSEIAQRIPTTAEQRLGKHTFEFLQQSGFKPSQLPAEKQQAVQKLFLQVMPEQMQHERTPLRLKLMASPLEANAFMLPDGTLVISDDLVKLATHDDGLAAVMLHEMGHHAYRHSMRMVVRSSLVALTFMWMTGDVSGIGDTLLQSASFMHEMQFSRTMEREADEWAIAEMQRQGRSLLAMENFYRALQQAVTTPAAAAIEMPEWLSTHPDMQARLEAIEAARKKRRDQ
- a CDS encoding YjgN family protein, whose amino-acid sequence is MENNSTQNNVRHQMYFHGKGGEYFSIWLVNLLLTVITLGIYSAWATVRRRRYFYGNTELNGDRFDYHAQPMQILKGRLLVVAGVIVFYILLFLEPLLGVLVLLAFLALIPWIIIRSWRYNAIMSSYRGVRFNYQCRIGRAYWALLFCPILLVIGLYVAIIILVLIGSGAESISGAITLAIVSIAVLVPLFAAINGIVAALQYDLYVNNLCFGHTPFVAELKKAAFIKFALMSLLIFLPFFVIALILAGSFFVTLFQFAMMGGMSDDMALTLMIGNAFSLFMMIVVILIGALVSSSYHVVAQRNYLFNQASLQGEVKLHSSMQTLSYLWLLITNSLITLFSLGFAAPVAEVRHARYLAQSTQVEGDLSLLTVQAHHETANSAIAEEAVQALDLGSSF
- the aroG gene encoding 3-deoxy-7-phosphoheptulonate synthase AroG — encoded protein: MNYQNDDLRIKEIKELLPPVALLEKFPATEQAAETVSQARNAIHKILRGNDDRLLVVIGPCSIHDTKAAKEYAARLLKLRQELSGELEVVMRVYFEKPRTTVGWKGLINDPQMDNSFQINEGLRLARKLLLEINDSGLPAAGEFLDMITPQYLADLMSWGAIGARTTESQVHRELASGLSCPVGFKNGTDGTIKVAIDAINAAGAPHCFLSVTKWGHSAIVNTSGNGDCHIILRGGKEPNYSAAHVKEVKEGLAKAGLPAQVMIDFSHANSSKQFKKQMDVNADVCKQLRSGEKAIIGVMIESHLVEGNQNLESGEPLVYGKSVTDACIGWEDTETVLRELAAAVKARRG